ATAGAATAGCAACTCATTTACGCATTTGTGTCTTGTTGTGAAAAAATAGGATATTGTATTGTTAACCTCAGCCCCTACTTCGATCTTTTCCTTTTACTAATGATTTTCTCATTTATTCTCTTTCTCACAGACACCGAAACGGATACCGCTCCCGCAAAATATGTTTGCGTTGATGTGATGGATTGTGCGTGACGGTGAACTATTTCAAATGGTCTCAAACATgtgcgaaggaaagaacgcAAATAATTAGCAAAGGACTGAATACAACGAGAACAGTGAACGTGTCTACAGCGTGCGCGCGCTTTtctctgtatgtgtgcgtgtgtgtgtgcgcgctagTTTGTGTTTGCCACCTAGAAGCCGGTTGCTGGTTGGCAGGACACATCACCGGTACGGAGTTTTGTATCATCGTGTATCCACAAACCAAATTAAAGGGAGTACGCAAAAGCCGAAACGAACGGGAACAGTATTccgaacaaaaaccaattGTCTTCCCAATCTTCCACCAAAAACGAATGCGCGCGGTATTACAGCCAGCAAACACGTGGATCGGAAACGCACTCCCACTCCACCGGGCAGTGACAGCAGCATCGGCCGCACCATTATTGTTGGCAGCAAAGAGGGACGCTACCAACTCTCTTTATGCGCTGACCCTCGGTGGTTCTGAGAATGCCAATGTTGTCACAGTTTCAAATGAACTTTCGCGCGTTTCTCGTACTGGCGTCGAAGGTATGGACGTGTATCTGCTACATGTTCAAGCGGCAGGTTCGGGCGGTAAGTTTCCAtggggaaaaacattttcttccttcaattttcttttaccacCTAAACACTGCACACTCCACCAAAGTTTTTATTTGCGAAAAGTAATATCCTACAGACCACGGGTATCATTAGTAAGCAACACAAAATTACAGACAAGCAAACGTACCTTTGCTTACGAAAAGATCATTCTTTTGGTGCAAGGTGATTGGCAAAATTTGGTAACAATTCGCTAGCTTAATGTGggctttaatttattttagtttaagCATTAGCATATGTGctcttttttattgctatttaCTTGCACTTCCAAAACTAAACTAGTGCCTTACACTCGGCTTAACACGCTTAGAACCGAACCGATGGCAAAGCAACATTCAGCGTCAGTTCGggttataaatattaatttatttgcattgCCATATCCAGATGAGAATGAAGAAGGGTAACTAACTGAAAGGCGACAGGCAAgatgtgtgttgtgtgatcTATCCATTTACTGTAGCGTTGACAGAAACGAACCGCACGAGATACATAATTTTAGCACCGAAGGAAACAGAAGGCAAAACCGCCACAAATATCTGCTATTGTGGATTCTCgcctgaagaaaaaaaaacggtgatcTCGAAACAAGCATGTCGAAACATGGCCTTTTGGTTGAATGAAAAGTACATCGTATACATGTGCTTGTCTTTCAAAGCTACACTCCGCTCGTTCTAAAGATCGTTCTGATGTATCGAGAAATATCGGTTCATATTTTCGCATCATCTTagtatgtttaaattttgctttttttacaaGGTTTTGCGACGATTTGAGCAGAGCGTTAGCGTTGAGTATTGACGGCAACCTTtgattataaatattaattaaaaaaaaacgaattagaATTGATTGTAGCAAGAAGAGAAGACAAGAATCGAAACCCTGACTCACTGACATTAATCGGCAAACATAAATGTCCTTGTCGTAGTCTAATTTCGTATTATGAAACACGTattcttttaatattaatttgatttatttctctTACTCCCGGCCCGGTTCTTTCTATCAAATACAAATAGGAAATTCTTGATCATTAACTGTACAGACTTGATTCATAGCTTCAGATGTATCAATTATTACATGATTTATTCTATGTTTattaaagaaaacgaaaataggTTTTCATCAGTTCTATTTTATTCATCCCCAAAGCTAAAAACACCCAACTGTGTgtgagaaaatataattaaaaatattcttatctTTTAACAAGCATCGCGATACACCTGATCGTCAACCTTCTCCCCCGTGCCGCGAAACCCTTTCGCATTGATTGTCGCAAATATAGGTGCATGACGATACACACAAAATTACCACCGTCATGCTGCTGACTAATGTATGACCCACGAGGTCACAAACTGCCACTAGGTCTGATAACTTCGCTTCAAACACCAGGCGACACGTCGATGAACCAATACAACTACCGACCTATTTGAGCACACGTTAAtttgataaatgataaattaaaatccACATTCAAAGTTGGTTCCAAAATCGTATCAACAAACACGGCACGATGGTTTTCACCGCGTTGCTTGGCATGATTGACATCCTCCATGTGGTTAAATCGCATATCTGGCACAGATATTGTCTGCTCTTTATTGTTTCGTgtttaaacatacaaaaccGATTGGTGcagattttgtttgcaatcgaCCAAATTGCGTTTCCCGCGTAATTTTAATGCACCACCTGTGTGTTGGAGTGATCATTGGCTCGAGCATTCGCTGTTGGCACGATTAGCTTCGCAATCTAACTGAAAACACCGAATGAGACTGCATTTGAACTGTAGTTTGCATTTCCGGTTGTGCTTGTTGGGAATGAGCTCCAGCGAGATACGGCCGTTAATGGGAAAATGAGAATTTGACTTCGTTTCACTCTGTCAATTGGTTGACGGGGAAAATACATCGGGATTCGaatgtttcattaaattttccttttttaaatttcacttaGTTTTTCATCATTCCTCTAGTATTTTAAAAAGcctcaatattttttttaaagtgtgaTTAATTATTATCTGTTGTAACTAAtgttgaattttgtttaacaCTATTTGTTCAGatatataaatttttattttattttttctctgtaAATCATCCACGTCAGTTAGTTATACGGCCACTGTACTAAGGTTAATCGCGCTGTTCCGCCGCACGGTGAAACCACCGATCAAAAGGCAACAGTAAACCGTGCAATCACAGACTGGAGCGGACACGGGCATTTGAATTCAATTACCCACGGTGCTAGTGGTAAAATCGAATTGAAACCAATCGCTTATCCATCGAGCACCACCACCGGGGTATACATCTGCACTTTAATTGCATCCGTCGCAACGTCCTGGCTTGGTGGTGTGGTCGCTGAACGAATGTTGTGGCCGTTCCGTGCGAACAGGTCACACAGTACGCACCTACCACCAATTGCACAACTAGCGCGTTCTCCGCCACGCGATCGGATGGTCCCTGCATGTTCGTTTGTGCAATGAGTCGTTCTTCGATTATCGGACTATTAAAAATGACATCGCGATTCGCGCGATTTAACAGACAGACAAACACTCGTGCCTTTTCGCTTTCCCTCTCTGTGGCCGCGCATTGTATGCAGCACGTGCACAGTGTGACGCGTTTCTCTATGTTTCGCTTTAGAGTTGCTTCCACTGTCCCGCCCTTTTTGTGACCGTGCTGCAAATCGGATGTATAAACAAATCGTTCGTGTCGAAGAAGGCTTCGTGGCTAAATTGGTTCGCTTTGACGCGTTTCATTCATGGTTTCTGGGTTTTACGAGCGTGTGATTTGTTGTACTTCTTATGTTTCACTTCCCAGAGCATTCTCCTTACACTAATGTAGCTTCGAAGGtatcataattaaatttaaatattcatttcatcccataaggcaaagaaaaatataatctCTTCAAGAAATTATGATCGATCGCCAACAGCTGATCGTAACCGTATGCTTTCCAAGCTGTTCATTCAGTTAGGGCCAATATGATctaattttaaccaatttgCACGTATCccaattcttgttttttttaatagaaaggaaaagcgtagagtaaaagaaatgttttgagACATTTAGCGCAGTGGCTATTGTACAAAGGTTTAtttgatgaatatttataattatctatatatataaaattctcgtgtcgcggtgttagtgtgcaaactcctcttaaacggctgaaccgatttgtatgaaattttcattgaaagttcgataggtatgagaataggtttaccgctacttttcgtttcgctaggtggcctctggccaatattatgagttcttttctgtttttcgtaCGGGaattatcaagtaggcatagccattttttcacacacgaataatgttgaacactactgcAACAAGaaagttctaacgaataactcaatcaaagtaggtacacatgacgatttatttgtgtaattttattcattaaagcgttaaataagtaataaataagtaaaaagcaagtatgtgaataattaaaaaagtgCTATTTAGTGATTTACGGCTCggtggaatcggcgccttacacggaagtaCCTGATATTAAATCCCAACCGTCAAGGAACACCAGAAACGTctcctgaagtagcagaaaagaaggagaagagttacagaaagaagaaaaatggcttTGATTGGTAGTAttatttggattaagaatgccaataatttaagaattttcaattaatcaacgatattctctaatcgtcactcaataataccacacgaatcaagattgaacactcaaaatgtctgctttaattacaaaacgcatgtttaagggcaaagctaggtttgccgggtaagctagtattcaatagaaaaaatgtaagaaatgTATCTTTACATTCAAAAAtactctttttgttgttgtttaattttctctcAAGACTTTATTAAAGTCTGGTTCTATAAAATGTTCTTTTGGGGTACTGAAATCTCTTTTCTGGCTATCCTTTGATTTACAATTTGACCCAGGTTGCAGGATAAGTTAGTCCTGCGTACGGCCGAGGTACTACAACGGTAAGGATAGGCTTCGACACTCGGCCCTGCCACATAAGTCCTATGCCGCCACCATCTGCCCCAATTGGGCCGTcattaaaatagaaacattaaTTACCTGTATGTAAATGTACACTCTGCAGTACATTTTTATCGTCTAAGCGAGTTAAGCATGTTACTGCACGGTTCTCAAAACCATTTAAAGCTTCATATGTGATTCTGATACATCAACGACACACGTGCTACTGTTGTTACTGCACCACTGGCCACATTATCATGCAAGCGACATGGTATGTGTGCCGTAATTTAATGCTTCCTATTACTATTCGCTCTAGTTTCTTGCTTTCTTATTCATTGCTCGTTTTTATGCTATTGCGCGTGCTTTTGAATGTTCTTCTTTCGCTGATaccacaaaataaacaacattgcCGCTTTTGAGCATAAGTTTTCgattgaaaatttatcaaatttaaatggtactgaaaaccaaacacacatgctcgatcgatttttttttgttcccttttttgccaaCACCCACACCCACACCGCAATTGCGCCAATTCACCACCCGCAAAGTGATATGCTTTTATGATTTTCTCTTCAACGATAATTCAACTGACTTAGTTTGTACAGCATCAACCCGTGAAATATCAACAGTTTCCGCTGTCGCCGGTCTCCCGACACCGGCTGAGTATGGTCCAGCGGAAGACGTTGGTGCTGGACCTGGACGAAACGCTCATACACTCGCACCACGATGCGATGCCGCGCAACATGGTCAAACCGGGAACGCCCCACGACTTCACGGTCAAGGTGACGATCGATCGCCATCCGGTACGGTTTTTCGTCCACAAGCGGCCCCACGTCGACTACTTCTTGGACATTGTAAGCCATGCTTGTGTTTTTGGCTGTACGCTGCATAACTTTGTAATCTAATatcctgtttttgttttatcctgTTTCGAAGGTTTCACAATGGTACGATTTGGTCGTGTTTACCGCCAGCATGGAAATCTACGGTGCAGCCGTAGCCGATAAGCTAGACAATGGACGTAACATCCTGCGACGACGCTACTACCGACAACACTGTACGCCCGATTTCGGATCGTACACCAAAGACCTTTCAGCGATATGCAGCGATCTAAATAGAGTATGTTTGGATATAATTTGCTTCAAGTTTTTCTCCCCTATTCTTGATACATTACTTATGCTAcaactatatatatatatatatatattttgttcCTAGATATTCATCATCGACAACTCACCCGGTGCATACCGATGTTTCCCCAACAACGCAATACCGATCAAATCGTGGTTTTCCGATCCGATGGATATCTGCCTCCTGTCACTGTTGCCACTGCTGGACGCGCTCCGGTTTACGAACGATGTGAGATCCGTGCTGTCGCGCAACCTACATCTTCACCGTTTGTGGTAGCAGGTGAGTTTTCTGACTTCTTATTTTTGTCCATTAGTCCGAATCACTAAACTGATCttatctttctctttcacaATTTCTTTGCagaatttgataaattttttatGGTGCGCTGTGAGACTTCTAAAATCTTACAAatacgtttttattttattctagaATTATGATTACGTTCTAGTGAAGGGATTGTTGTGCATTTTGCTATGAACGATGTGAAGTGAATcgttgcagaagaaaaaaaaaagctagcgCAGGCGAAACCATCACTCTGGCTGTAAAGCTCTGGCAAACAAAGTCAGGAGTAACATCTAAAATAGCTCAAGTGGAATGTAGCACGTAAACGTTTCGCATCGTAAACGAAGCAAGTGCTATGGTTAGCGAATCGAAATAGTTGACATCGAATGGTGAAATCGAAAGCTGAATTAGAAGGAAGTAAATATCGGAACTGTTACTACTATTTGAAGCAGTTGTGAAGGCAGGTATGATATTGAAGCAATGTATGATTCATACTTCATAGTTAATGGCACACTGGTGATGTATCCTCGCAAGGAGTGCTAAGGTGGGAACGCCAAATCtcttgttattattttatcttcaCACAACACTAAACGATGGTCGACTTATGATAATCATCGATGCGCAAGCATTCAAAACCAATtgaaggtgtttttgtttgtttgtttttgcgtcTCTTGAAACCGCATTCTAACGGTTGCGATAGTTATGGTTTGCTCGTGTTTGGTTTATTATTTcgcaaaacattttcattgtaAAATAGTAGTTTGTATCAATCGTTTCTATAATCTTACGTACGAGGCTCTCCGTTcacaatcaaataaaatattacgtTACGTTGCGCTTTTGCTGTGAGTAAAAAGAAGTTTTGCCGTTACGCCCGGTATAATCGTTTGGCGGGGTGTTGTGCCGGTTTGAAAGGGATGGCAAATTGATACGTATTATTGGGGTACAGTTGCATCGAACTATCGTTCTAAAGTATGATTGATTTTCTACGAAAATTAGCATTAATTTTTACGGCTTTTACCAACcaactttaatttaaagccaCAGATATCTAAACAAATGATATCCAAATGTCATTTTGTATGCGATATACAAATCTACATTTGCTCCATtggcacgaaacaaaaaaaaatgaagcgtaTCTGCTCGCAGTAGATACATCGTTACAgtaacaaacaagcaaaaatcgTATCCATCACTAGTTTTTAAGATTTCAAGCGCGAAGAGAAACTCGCAACGAAATTCAACCTAATATCGATGGCACAATTTGTGCGCGAGGTCCACCTTGGAGGTCCATTGGTATGGACAATGCATTGTACTAAAGCTGAGAGGACCCTACGATGGGATCGTGGTATAGTTAGTTTCGTTTTGCTCAATCACGTTTAGCAATATTATGGGATAAATAGTTGACGCAGGCTTTTGTTACTTTTCCCACACATTTATTTAGGTTACAATCGCACGGTATTACATTCAAAGACGGTTATGTTCATAAACATTTGTATATggttctttgcttttttttcttcaatataaaacacaaaagattCTAATTTACCCTTTCTATCAGTTCAGATATCGTCTATTAAACATTGATCTAAACGTACGTttagttaaaaacaaaacaaacatgcaaaaatattaattttttctattgttaaaatttgtatgttttatacttgttacatttttcatttgcttacGACAACATACAGCACTAAAACGTTTACATAAAAGACACTGAATGATTGACTTTGTAAAGGAAAACGATGCCCAATTACTTACCGCCACATAAAGAGAACATGAATAGATGGGAGAAaagcaaatattatttacGTTAGTGAACGACACACGGTACAAATGAAGTAAGCAAAATAACAATATCATGACGTAAGTTGCTGATGCTGCGTAATGATGATGCTGCAAATATAAGTCTAATGTAAGCAATttaagtgaaaacaaaaaactcaatGCGCAATCCAAAGAGAACGTGCAGAGAAACTCGCAGAATAGAAACATCGGAATTATGAGCATAACATGAAGAGAAAGAACATTTCCATTGTTGCAATATCTGCTGTTTGCACGTGTAAATTTAACACCAGCTCCACCAGCAGAGAGAAATGCGGAAGAAGTCGGTTTTGATAAAGCTATATTCACGGTGTCAGGAAATGTGTGTAACATAAACTTGAACACGGGAATAGGATCGATGGCATTTTGAAATAGAATGTTCTTAAAGCATACATGGAGACATACATTCAAATTGAAACCaagtacacaaacacatcgtACGATGTAAAAGTggttaataaagaaataaaaaaaaaatggaaacaaaaccgGACTAAAACTAGCCCAAATTAATAAGCGGCTGAATACTACAAACAGGACAAAGACAAAATCAACAGCataaacagaaacaaacagcAGCATAAAATGGAGCGTGTGGAAGGAATTGCACTGGAAAGTACCGGCACAGCTTGATGATAAAGCAAATGTGCAGAGAAAAAGGAACGAACCGTATTATAAGTTTAACTTTATGAATCGACTTTTGCAACTGTGGTGGTGTTTTGAGAACAGggtgaagaaagaaacaaatgtaaatagtACTTGTTAGCATGATAACTGAATTGTGGAAACGAGAAAATGCGTAACCCTATAAGCATAAAGTTAGCAGAGAGCAAGCAAAAGGCGACAACAATGCAAACGCAAAGGAGATTAAATGGACGGCCAGACATACACAGCAGAAAGGTTAATGTACACCCATTGTGACgaggaaatgtaaaagaaaaggaaaacgataGACCACACTGAAATGAATGTTTGTAGAGTGGAGTTTTTACCATgggtttaaaatgtttgagaaagattttcatttcgatatctgtgtgttatttttgtcTAATGTTCTGCCCAGAATTACTTCTAAATATGCATCCCGGTACATTACGACGGTACGAGTAATTtttcaactttatttttttttcctattttgcgACCAATTAATTATCTTCTTTTAAGTTGACTAAATAACCTTTTTCGGTCTGGGGTTGTCTCAATAAGTATTCATGACGTATTCACTGCCAAGTCCATCTAAACTTCCGAAAACTCCACAGCgtagatgttttattttccacagcGTTATAGTATATacacttttgattttttttatttaattaatcttcAATCTATCTACCCTTAAACACTGCGGAATAAGGAATAACATGTGATGGAAGCATTTTCGCAATCATAAGGAACTTTCCATTATGCTCACGATGCAAACGAATTCTTTTCAAAGAATATTTGAATCCAAGTATTTCTTTAGCCACCGTTTTGCGACatattttaacataaaatcgttgaaaaactttttactTAAATTCATATCATATAATACAGTCCGCATCAACCTGATATGTTTCCGAATTTGTGGTGTTACCTTCTTCTCCATAAGCTTTCCTTGTTTATTGCTGGCCAGATCTGTTGATGTTTAATGTGTCGGCAATGGTCAAAATACTGCCGCCTGATATCTTGCCATAGTTTTCCGCTTTCTTTCAAGAGGCGTTTTCATTTAATCCTCCATCAGTCAAGGCTGTGTCTCTGCTTTTTCTCAacatgtttataaaaaaagcaaacaacttttttt
The DNA window shown above is from Anopheles funestus chromosome 3RL, idAnoFuneDA-416_04, whole genome shotgun sequence and carries:
- the LOC125767916 gene encoding CTD nuclear envelope phosphatase 1 homolog isoform X1; amino-acid sequence: MPMLSQFQMNFRAFLVLASKVWTCICYMFKRQVRAFVQHQPVKYQQFPLSPVSRHRLSMVQRKTLVLDLDETLIHSHHDAMPRNMVKPGTPHDFTVKVTIDRHPVRFFVHKRPHVDYFLDIVSQWYDLVVFTASMEIYGAAVADKLDNGRNILRRRYYRQHCTPDFGSYTKDLSAICSDLNRIFIIDNSPGAYRCFPNNAIPIKSWFSDPMDICLLSLLPLLDALRFTNDVRSVLSRNLHLHRLW
- the LOC125767916 gene encoding CTD nuclear envelope phosphatase 1 homolog isoform X2 — translated: MPMLSQFQMNFRAFLVLASKVWTCICYMFKRQVRAHQPVKYQQFPLSPVSRHRLSMVQRKTLVLDLDETLIHSHHDAMPRNMVKPGTPHDFTVKVTIDRHPVRFFVHKRPHVDYFLDIVSQWYDLVVFTASMEIYGAAVADKLDNGRNILRRRYYRQHCTPDFGSYTKDLSAICSDLNRIFIIDNSPGAYRCFPNNAIPIKSWFSDPMDICLLSLLPLLDALRFTNDVRSVLSRNLHLHRLW